The Sphingobacteriales bacterium nucleotide sequence AATACCATGGGAATATTCCAGATTTATAAGCTAGCAATAATCTTTCTTCAGATAAATCGCCACCTACTGCGAGAATGCCTTCCTTTGTAGCGCTTTCTACATTTGGGAAATAAATTGCTTCATCTAAGATATAAATTGGCAAGGTTATGCGTTTGATTCGATTGTTGCTGTAATTCCTCTATCCAATAAAGCTTCTTTCATTGGAATAAGCTCTGTTTCTGTACCATGTTTAACAGCGTATTTCCCTTTAAAATGTATGAAATAAGCACATTGTTCAGCTTGTTCAGATGTATGTCTGCAAATATCTACTAATGATTCTATCACCCATTCAAAAGTATTTACATCATCATTGTGTACTACGAGTTGCCAACCTAAGTCTACTTCTGTTAGAATATCTACATCAAGTTCTGGATTTTCTTTTACTTCAGTTAGGTTTCGTATAGTATTGTACTTGCTCATCAGTACACAAAAATAATAAAAAAATATTTGGATAATCAAATAAATGTCTTAATTTTGCACACCGAAAATGGCGGGGTAGCTCAGGTGGTTAGAGCGCAGGATTCATAACCCTGAGGTCCGGGGTTCAATTCCCCGCTCCGCTACATAAACAGATAAAATGACTTGTATAACAATGATTTTTATCTGTTTTTTTATTTTAAGTAAATTCAAATGAGTTTATTTTTTTGTAGATATATTCTAATATAAACTATCTATGTTTCTTTTTTACCATAATGATTTATTCAAGTCAATAATTTTTCTATTATTTGGTACTTGTTTTGATATTGCTTGATATGGTTCTTGTAGTATTTTGCATTTATTAAAATCTCCAATGTAATTAATAATATAATTTTGTTCTTTAAACATTCTTGCTCTTCTTGAGGACATAGAAAAATCTGTTTTCCCATTAATTTT carries:
- a CDS encoding ATP-dependent Clp protease adaptor ClpS — its product is MSKYNTIRNLTEVKENPELDVDILTEVDLGWQLVVHNDDVNTFEWVIESLVDICRHTSEQAEQCAYFIHFKGKYAVKHGTETELIPMKEALLDRGITATIESNA